The bacterium DNA segment ATTGTAATTCAGCCTTCATGGGAACTGCAGTTCCGGCGGGCTTCCCTTGACCTTGGTTCAATATCCTTCAGGACACGCGGATGAATAGTATTGCGGAATATATCAAGAGAAAAATCAATCTCGTGCGGCGCGGTTATTTTCACATGCCGCCCGAATCCCCGCCGGTCAACATAACGAGGATTCTGCAAAATCCCCGGAATATCCTCATTATACCCTACAACCGGATGGGTACCGTTCTTCTTGCAACCCGTGTATTCAAATCGTTCCGCGACCGATACAGCACTTCCAGAATTACCGTTATCTCGAACAGGGCATGGAGCGTCCTGATCCAGAACGACCCTACCATCGACGAAGTGATCACGTTCACCGATGAGATTGACAATCCTCATTCGAAATCATTTCAATTATTCGGCAAACAACTTGCAGAGAGAAAATATGACATGGCATTTTTCCTGTCATACCAGTTAGATTCCGGTATGGCATACCTCACACGTCTTTCAATGGCCGACCTGAGAATTTCCTTTAAAACTGCCGAGGAAAATGAAATCCAGTTTTTCAATGTCGAAGTAATGCCCGCCACCGGCCAGAGATATGAGGTTGACCGGTATCTCGAAATGCTTCGGACGCTCGGAATCGGCGGTAATATGCGGGACTACACCATGGCCATTAGTGACAACATTATTGAAAAAGCGAAAATGAGATTTCTTGCGGGGATTCAGACTGACCGCCTCGCTGGTTTCGATCTCACCCGTGAAATCGTAGGCGAGCCCATGACCCGTAAAAACGCCGAGTATCTTATAAACGTGCTTATTCATGAAACCAGAGGGATTGTTCTCATTTTCTATGAACCCTCAAAAAAATCGGTCGCCGCATCATTAAAAGAAACATTCGGTAAAAGTATCATCCTCATTGAAGACAGACCGGTATCGATGATCGCGGGACTTTTAACATTCTGTTCATATACGCTGACTCATAACACCGATCTTTTTCAGCTGGCAGTGGCGCTGAAAATTCCGACCATATGTACGATGAAAAAAGACGAACTGGTACAATGGTCTCCGGGAGAAAACAGGAATCTTATCCACATTGAACGCCCCGGAGACGGATGGCCGTCATCTTCTACCATTGCACAATCGGTTAAACGGCTGCTGAAACAGGCAGCGAATGATCAGTAGTTTCGATATTCTCCGATATTTCGTATCGGCAGACCTCATAGTATACCTGCAAATTCGCATTGAAGAGACACGTTATAAATCGTAAAAAATGTCAATCCGTACTTGTTTTCCGTTTACCCGATCTGTTCACAAGATTCATCAGATCAGGAAGCCACCCGGCCTTTGAGGATGTACGGAGATTGATTTTAAAAAGTGTGAATAATTATGATTCGCTAATGATTTATAATTAATATGTTATAAATATTTATATTTTTTATGTAAAATTTTTATGAATAATTCGGATTAAATATTTATATTGCATTTTAATATGAATAATCAGCGTAATTACAGTACTGCACATTTATATGTAAAGGGGATAATAATGGTGGCGCGAGTTGGTAAAATACTCCTTTTCGGACTGTCATGCTGCATGTTCGCAACAGCATCGCTTTCCCAGACTCCTCAGGTTCTTCAGTTCGGCACCACAACATCGGGTACGATGAATCGTGACAGCGATCACTGGTTCCAGATTACCACAACACTCGATGGAAGCCTGACAATTACCATTCGCTCTGATTCGACACTCACCACCATGCTCTACCTCTATGATCATGATATGACAACCCAGATGGTATTTCAGAGTGCAAGCTCTTCCCCCTTAAAAACTATCGCCGGGAAGAATCTGTCGCCGGGAATATATTATTTAAAAATTCATTATTACGGAGGTGAGGGGAAATATGCCATTTCCCCCGATTTTTCCGAAGCATCCTACCGGAATGACAATGAACCGAACAATACTACCGAACAGGCTCTCAGACTCAAAACCAGCGGCAGTCTTACCGGTCACCTCGGCTTTTATGGCGGCGGATTCACCGATAAAGATGACTGGTGGCAGATCGACACCATTCTGGACGGCTCGATATATGTAACCGCCGAAGTTGACTCGACACTCGGTATGACCCTCACGCTGTTCGATGAAAATCTGGTTGAACGGCCGGTAATGGATCCTTCGCTCGAACCAGCCCAGCAAACCATTCATCGCGATAATCTGGCGATGGGTACCTATTATGTCAGGGCACACTGCGATAGCGGTTATGGATCCTACACTATTTCGAGCCAGGTTATTCCTGCGGCCTATCTCAATGATAGCGAACCAAATGACGATACAATCAACGCGCAGGAAATCGTTCCGGAAAAAACCTTTACAGGCCATCTGGGATATTCTGACTGTGGTATATCAGACATCATCGATTATTACCGTTTTACCATCACCTCAAGATACAATGATCTGATTATCCGGTCAGAAACTCTCGGAAAGCTTGAGTTCAATCTGTATCTCTTTGACAATAAGGGTAATCGGCTCAAATACACTACCGAAAAAGGCGCGTCCAAAGTGCTTCATTACTATGAAGCGGACCCCGGCACTTATTATATACAGATGCTTCAGGACACCGGGTACGGTTCATATGCATTTGTTGTTACCGCTTCAACCGCCACTCAACCGGAAGTCATCGTTAACAATCCACCGGTTATTTTATCCACAACCCTGCCCGATGCGAGTATTGATCAACCCTATGAATAT contains these protein-coding regions:
- a CDS encoding Ig domain-containing protein, coding for MVARVGKILLFGLSCCMFATASLSQTPQVLQFGTTTSGTMNRDSDHWFQITTTLDGSLTITIRSDSTLTTMLYLYDHDMTTQMVFQSASSSPLKTIAGKNLSPGIYYLKIHYYGGEGKYAISPDFSEASYRNDNEPNNTTEQALRLKTSGSLTGHLGFYGGGFTDKDDWWQIDTILDGSIYVTAEVDSTLGMTLTLFDENLVERPVMDPSLEPAQQTIHRDNLAMGTYYVRAHCDSGYGSYTISSQVIPAAYLNDSEPNDDTINAQEIVPEKTFTGHLGYSDCGISDIIDYYRFTITSRYNDLIIRSETLGKLEFNLYLFDNKGNRLKYTTEKGASKVLHYYEADPGTYYIQMLQDTGYGSYAFVVTASTATQPEVIVNNPPVILSTTLPDASIDQPYEYRIIAQDPDKDNVVSYEILEGPAWLGINNSGVLGGTPDSDDAGSYIPVLIRVYDQNNLGCLFNTM